The DNA segment ATCTGCTAATTTGCCTTTAGATTTGTCAACATTAAATATAGGAGGAACTTTTTCTGAGGCTGTTGAATATCTTTGAATCAGTATTAACAAAACCGGGGGGAACTACGGTGAACTATTAATTTGCTTTGTTTGACAGAACAATGATTAGAATTAGTCCGCAATTCCCCTTCTGGTTGTCCAGGCCATTTAGAATGTTAAGTAAGACTTATTAAAGGTACTAGCAAGACAACCATTACCGGTTTCAAAATTAAAGATATGAACAAATTGACAAACAAGAAAGATTTCATCGGTATTGACATCTCTAAAGATGTTTTGGATGTTTCGGTCATTGGACCAGAAACTAAGGTTGGCTTCCAGGATTTAAAAGTAAAAAACGACATCAGTGGGTTTGAGAAAGTTACCAGCTGGCTGACAAAACTGGGGAAGCCCTTAAATGATTGTCTTTTTTGCATGGAGCATACCGGCACCTACGGACTGTTGTTTTTTGCATGGCTTGCCCAGAAAGAGATTGACTTCTGCGTGGAACCAGGTTTGCAAATAAAGCGCAGCCTGGGAATTACCAGGGGCAAGAACGACAAGGTTGACGCCAGAAGAATCGCAGACTATGCCCGAACCCATCGGGAAAAGCTGAAAACCTTTGAATTGCCAACTAATCTTATTCTGCAACTCAAGCAACTTTTAACCTATCGCGAACAATGCGTGAAAATGCGAACCTCGTTGAAAAACAGCCTCAAACATCATCTGCAATACCAACAGGTAAGCGGGTTAACAAGCATTAGTGAGCGAATCAGTATGCAAATCCATGAGCAGGATCAGATCGTGGCCGATATTGAGAAACAAATCTTAGAAGTCATTGAAAGCGATGCACAGACGAAGAAGAACCTTGAACTGGCAAGATCGGTAAAAGGCATTGGGTTGATTATAGCCGCTTTTATGCTTGTTTCAACGAACAACTTCAGCAGCTTTGAAAACGGTCGAAAATACGCCTGTTTTGCAGGCATAGCCCCCTTTGAGAACGTGTCAGGGAGTTCAATAAGGGGGAAAAAAAAGGTCAGTCACCTGGGAAATAGAACCATCAAAACACTCCTGTCAAACGGGGCCAATTCGGCCGCAAAATGGGATCCGCAACTCAGAAAGTATTACCAACGAAAACAGCAGGAAGGGAAAGACCACAAACTCATAATGAATGCAATTGCCAACAAGTTAATCCACAGGGTTTTTGCAGTCGTAAACCGACAATCCCCATACGTGCAGATCTTTGAACATAATTTTTAAAAAAAACTTGCTCAGGTCTTAGAATTCTAATCCTCACATTATCACATTATCACATCATCACATCATCACATCATCTCATTACCACAACATCTTATTCATATTAATTTTAAATAATCAATTTGGCGCCAAAAGCGTGTTTTATGTCGATATTTTCTTTAAATTGCCAAAGAAAATATATACTCCTCCCCTTTGTATCCTGAATTGGACTGTTTTGTCCAGCGCTCAACGGGTGGTACTTTACCATCATTGCTGATCATCGAGGTCTAACTTTTTTAAACGAAGACGTTTTTAAGCCATTGACCCAAAACCCGATCTGCCAGCGCTGCAGGCTGTTAAAGGTTTTTTTGAACCTGTAAGCACTTCCACCTCCCGTTTTAGGGTCTTTCCTTTCAGACCCCTTTAGCAGGACCCTCCTGTTTTTTCCTGCCTATCCGGGCCTGATTGTTTATAAGCATTCATTCAGGACCTTAAAGTGTTTATCCATAACCCAAACCATTTTCTCAATGAAAAGTCTATTTACCCCCCTTGCAAAAGCCATTTCCCTGCTGGTGTTCCTGGCCATGGTATGGCAAGTCCAGGCCCAGGTGCCCGAACAGTTCAATTTCCAGCTGGCCGTGCGCGATGCCCAGGGCAACGTCTATGCCAGTCAACAGCTCAGCTTCCGCGTAAGCATCCTGGAAGGAAGCACCGTCCTTTACCAGGAAACCCATTCCACCCAAACCAATGCCTATGGCCTGGTGAATTTAATGATTGGCGATGGCGTTATCCTCCAGGGCAGCATGGCCACCATCGACTGGGGAATGGAGCCCAAAAGCCTGAAGGTGGAATTCGATCCCGCCGGCGGCAGCAGCTATGCCGAGCTGGCCACCACGCCCCTGCTGAGCGTCCCCTATGCCCTCCATGCCAAAACCACCGAGGAACCCGGCCCCATAGGTCCTGAAGGCCCACAAGGTCCGGAAGGGCCCCAGGGAGAGCAGGGACCCGTCGGACCCATGCCACCCATCGGCGGTGCCGATACCCAGGTACAGTTTAACAATACCGGTGTATTTGCAGGCAGTGCCAATTTCGTGTTCAACCCTTCCACCAACCGCCTGGGCATAGGCACCAATGCACCCACCCAAACCCTCGACGTAAACGGGGCTGTGCGGTTAAGAAATCACCTGTTCGACTACAACAACTCTTCGGGCACCACAGGGCAAATACTCACCCGGGGCGCAAATGGGCTTATCTGGCAAAACAACCCGTCCGGCTCATCGCAATGGACCACCTCAGGAAGCAATATTTACTACAATAATGGAAATGTGGGCATTGGAACCAGCGCGCCGCTTGCCCTATTGCACACCTACGGCACTGGACTGGGGCAAGGGAACGTAATTTTTGCGGGAGAAAGAAAAACCGTTCCAGGGAATTTGCCCGTTTCCGGGCCAGGCACCCGAATGATGTGGTACCCCGACAAGGGGGCATTCAGGGCCGGACATATAGAAGGTCAGCAATGGGACACCGATTCCATTGGATTTTATTCTGTGGCGGCAGGGTATTCAACCGCGGCTATTGGCGCGGGATCTTTTGCCATGGGCTTAAACACCAGGGCTTTGGGGGTTACTTCTACCGCACTGGGCATGGGAATAATCGCTTCGAGTGCCATAAGCACAGCTATTGGAAGGTATAATGTGGGGGGAGGTAACAGCACTACCTGGATTGGTACCGACCCGGTTTTTGAAATTGGAATCGGCACTTCGGCTACTGACAGAATAAATGCCATCACCGTGCTGAAAAACGGAAATACGGGTATTGGCACAACTGGGCCCACGCAAACCCTTGATGTAAACGGGGCAGCCCGCTTCAGAAACCACTTGTTTGATTATAACAATACCTCAGGAAATACAGGCCAAGTGCTTACCCGCGGGGCCAGTGGCGTGTTGTGGCAAACCCTCCCCGCCTCCCAATGGACCACCATTGGAAGTAATAT comes from the Bacteroides sp. genome and includes:
- a CDS encoding tail fiber domain-containing protein, whose product is MKSLFTPLAKAISLLVFLAMVWQVQAQVPEQFNFQLAVRDAQGNVYASQQLSFRVSILEGSTVLYQETHSTQTNAYGLVNLMIGDGVILQGSMATIDWGMEPKSLKVEFDPAGGSSYAELATTPLLSVPYALHAKTTEEPGPIGPEGPQGPEGPQGEQGPVGPMPPIGGADTQVQFNNTGVFAGSANFVFNPSTNRLGIGTNAPTQTLDVNGAVRLRNHLFDYNNSSGTTGQILTRGANGLIWQNNPSGSSQWTTSGSNIYYNNGNVGIGTSAPLALLHTYGTGLGQGNVIFAGERKTVPGNLPVSGPGTRMMWYPDKGAFRAGHIEGQQWDTDSIGFYSVAAGYSTAAIGAGSFAMGLNTRALGVTSTALGMGIIASSAISTAIGRYNVGGGNSTTWIGTDPVFEIGIGTSATDRINAITVLKNGNTGIGTTGPTQTLDVNGAARFRNHLFDYNNTSGNTGQVLTRGASGVLWQTLPASQWTTIGSNIYYNTGKVGIGTNAPTALLHTRGIGTGEGNVVFVGEYKSTSPGAPPFSGAGTRMMWYPDKAAFRVGGINGTQWDQGNVGNYSFASGAGNTASGDYSTAVGVGNTASEDGATAMGEYNTASGMNSIATGYATTASGVMSTAMGYNTTASGDYSTAMGLFTTASSFSGMAIGYYNIGGGNANNWIETDPLFEIGIGTSTETTKNAFTVLKNGKTGILTAAPRQQLSVGDYLDLYSGFLNSPTRPSIRASSNNNLIINSFGTGILYFNLDGGTGETRFYAGPGGAELFRINPDGRVGIGTGAPTQKLHVVGNAYKTEGGTAWATSSDLRLKTLLGDYEKGLDEITALRAVRFVYNESNPRQLTSGIEQVGFVAQEVRQVFPEAVSEAEDGYLDFNIHPINVALVNAIQELKTENDRLKQENLEINARLERLERALQSLSEK
- a CDS encoding IS110 family transposase, producing MNKLTNKKDFIGIDISKDVLDVSVIGPETKVGFQDLKVKNDISGFEKVTSWLTKLGKPLNDCLFCMEHTGTYGLLFFAWLAQKEIDFCVEPGLQIKRSLGITRGKNDKVDARRIADYARTHREKLKTFELPTNLILQLKQLLTYREQCVKMRTSLKNSLKHHLQYQQVSGLTSISERISMQIHEQDQIVADIEKQILEVIESDAQTKKNLELARSVKGIGLIIAAFMLVSTNNFSSFENGRKYACFAGIAPFENVSGSSIRGKKKVSHLGNRTIKTLLSNGANSAAKWDPQLRKYYQRKQQEGKDHKLIMNAIANKLIHRVFAVVNRQSPYVQIFEHNF